A portion of the Chryseobacterium tructae genome contains these proteins:
- a CDS encoding winged helix-turn-helix transcriptional regulator: MAAIKENSTIQENKKIVQDCPVMYVMERIGGFWKPIILFNLSTGEKRYSELKKAIPAVTEKMLIQHLKQLEADGLIIRTARPVVPPHVTYTLSDAGNELAPVIDAMAAWAFQDMERNDNKCAEGNRYMMNQDQNSFSKNIKK, encoded by the coding sequence ATGGCAGCCATTAAAGAAAATTCAACCATTCAGGAAAACAAAAAAATAGTACAGGATTGTCCTGTAATGTACGTAATGGAGAGGATTGGCGGTTTCTGGAAACCCATTATCCTGTTCAATCTTTCTACAGGAGAGAAAAGGTATAGTGAACTGAAGAAAGCAATTCCTGCGGTGACAGAAAAAATGCTGATTCAGCATCTGAAACAACTGGAAGCAGATGGTTTGATCATAAGGACAGCCAGACCTGTAGTGCCCCCTCACGTAACTTATACATTAAGTGATGCTGGCAATGAATTGGCTCCGGTTATTGACGCCATGGCGGCATGGGCTTTTCAGGATATGGAAAGGAATGATAACAAATGTGCCGAAGGAAACAGATATATGATGAACCAAGATCAGAACAGTTTTAGTAAAAATATTAAAAAATAG
- a CDS encoding alkaline phosphatase family protein: protein MRAEAMTPSYPSITFPNHWSLITGLYPSHHGLIDNFFYDYKRKETYAMSNKKNAEDGSWYGGTPLWGLAEKQGMVSASLMWVGSASDAGGMRPTYYYPYHEKFTPSEKVEKVVNWLKLPEDKRPHFISLYFPEVDGSGHHYGPDTKETETAVHLIDQAIGDLVQKVNNLGLKNVNFVFVSDHGMIKVDGGTPLEIPALLLDKSRFDFYNSQTLLRVFVKDPDEVKAVYKELRAHQTDDYEVYLDKKLPKYLHFATKDDQYNRIGQILLLPKAPKIFLEKGKKTSVGKHGYNPRVVPEMKATFCAWGPEFKNNMEIGEFANINVYPLVANILGLKIDQPIDGKIKVLGKILKEKK from the coding sequence GTGAGAGCAGAAGCTATGACTCCTAGCTATCCGAGTATTACGTTTCCCAATCACTGGAGTCTTATTACAGGGTTATATCCATCTCATCACGGCTTAATCGATAACTTTTTCTATGATTATAAGAGAAAAGAAACTTACGCGATGAGCAATAAGAAAAATGCAGAAGATGGGAGTTGGTACGGAGGAACTCCACTTTGGGGATTAGCTGAAAAACAGGGGATGGTATCTGCCTCTTTAATGTGGGTAGGTTCTGCCAGTGATGCTGGAGGAATGAGACCTACCTATTATTATCCTTACCACGAAAAATTTACTCCATCTGAAAAAGTAGAAAAAGTAGTGAATTGGCTGAAATTACCGGAAGATAAAAGACCTCATTTCATATCATTATATTTCCCGGAGGTAGACGGAAGTGGTCACCATTATGGGCCGGATACTAAAGAAACAGAGACTGCTGTTCACCTGATTGACCAGGCAATAGGAGATCTTGTTCAGAAAGTGAATAATTTAGGATTGAAAAACGTCAATTTTGTTTTTGTTTCCGATCATGGAATGATTAAAGTAGACGGAGGTACTCCATTGGAAATTCCAGCTCTTCTTTTGGATAAAAGCAGATTTGATTTTTATAATTCTCAGACCCTTCTAAGAGTATTCGTTAAAGATCCGGATGAGGTGAAAGCGGTTTATAAAGAATTAAGAGCTCATCAAACTGATGATTACGAAGTTTATTTAGATAAAAAATTACCTAAATACCTGCACTTTGCTACAAAAGATGATCAATACAACAGAATAGGACAGATTCTTTTGCTTCCAAAAGCGCCAAAAATATTTTTGGAAAAAGGAAAAAAAACATCAGTTGGAAAACATGGTTACAATCCAAGAGTCGTTCCGGAAATGAAAGCAACTTTCTGTGCATGGGGGCCGGAATTCAAAAATAATATGGAGATTGGTGAATTTGCTAATATCAATGTTTATCCTTTGGTAGCTAATATTCTTGGATTAAAAATAGATCAGCCTATTGATGGAAAGATAAAAGTCCTTGGAAAAATATTAAAAGAGAAAAAATAA
- a CDS encoding DUF5777 family beta-barrel protein, protein MTKALLFLSVFSSVFAFAQEDLLKDIDTIKSNTDTSQPAFKALQIVTGQSTKLAAKKEWYMVVAHRFGDVSAGFKDFFGLDNASTKLGAIYGVTDAISLSLSRETNMKTFEGGIKYRLVKQNESFPLDIVGYHVMGVNTAFDKDTYPYLKFNDRLSYLTQALISRRFSDKFSLQFTPSYVHKNLYEPTIEDKNQFLAGLGGRYKISKRISVNAEYFVNFDNHSFYKNPLSLGLDIETGGHVFQLLFTNSQINSDIGYLTNASGNWGKGHIFFGFNLYRVF, encoded by the coding sequence ATGACAAAAGCTCTCTTGTTTTTATCGGTGTTTTCATCAGTTTTTGCCTTTGCACAGGAAGATCTGCTGAAGGATATTGATACTATTAAATCCAATACAGATACCTCACAGCCTGCATTCAAAGCATTGCAGATTGTAACCGGGCAATCTACTAAACTTGCTGCCAAGAAAGAATGGTACATGGTTGTTGCACACCGATTTGGTGATGTAAGCGCAGGGTTTAAAGATTTTTTCGGACTAGATAATGCTTCCACTAAGCTGGGAGCAATCTATGGAGTTACAGATGCCATATCCTTAAGTTTATCCAGGGAAACCAATATGAAAACTTTTGAAGGGGGCATAAAGTATAGATTGGTAAAACAAAATGAGAGTTTTCCGTTAGATATTGTAGGTTATCATGTGATGGGTGTCAATACCGCTTTTGATAAAGATACCTATCCCTATCTTAAATTCAATGACAGACTCTCTTATCTTACACAAGCTCTTATATCCAGAAGGTTCAGTGATAAATTTTCATTGCAGTTTACCCCTTCATATGTACATAAAAATCTTTACGAACCTACTATAGAAGATAAAAACCAGTTTTTAGCAGGCTTAGGTGGGCGTTATAAAATTTCAAAAAGAATTTCTGTAAATGCAGAATATTTTGTGAATTTTGACAATCACAGTTTCTATAAAAATCCTTTGTCTTTAGGTCTTGATATAGAGACAGGAGGTCATGTTTTCCAGCTTTTATTCACGAACTCCCAGATCAATTCAGATATCGGATATCTTACCAATGCATCCGGAAATTGGGGGAAGGGACACATTTTCTTTGGGTTTAATCTTTACAGAGTTTTTTAA
- a CDS encoding DUF3467 domain-containing protein, translated as MDNNQNPQDGNINIELNEMVAAGIYANLALVNHSPSEFVVDFIQLMPGVQQAKVRSRVILAPLHAKRVLNALQQNIANYEQQFGEIKEVEPFVLGGNNVQA; from the coding sequence ATGGACAACAATCAAAATCCACAAGACGGAAACATCAACATCGAATTAAACGAAATGGTAGCTGCTGGTATCTATGCTAATTTAGCTTTAGTAAACCACTCTCCATCTGAATTTGTAGTAGACTTTATTCAGTTGATGCCAGGTGTTCAGCAAGCTAAAGTAAGATCAAGAGTAATTCTTGCTCCACTTCACGCTAAAAGAGTATTAAATGCTCTTCAACAGAACATCGCTAACTACGAGCAGCAGTTTGGAGAAATCAAAGAAGTTGAGCCTTTCGTATTAGGAGGAAACAACGTACAAGCTTAA
- a CDS encoding cupin domain-containing protein: protein METFNTTIFPKGEKAPSDYFSGGIAWVQILKPNENQLNCQIANVVFEAGCRNNWHSHEGGQILIVTSGVGFYQEKGKPAQVLHPGDTITILPNVVHWHGAAPDNEFTHIAINTNTQNGMVEWMNPVTDEEYNNL from the coding sequence ATGGAAACTTTTAATACTACCATTTTTCCGAAGGGAGAAAAAGCTCCGTCGGATTACTTTTCAGGAGGAATAGCTTGGGTTCAGATTTTGAAACCTAACGAGAATCAGCTTAATTGCCAGATTGCGAACGTAGTTTTTGAGGCAGGATGCAGAAATAATTGGCACTCTCATGAAGGCGGACAGATTTTAATCGTAACTTCAGGAGTCGGTTTTTATCAGGAAAAAGGAAAGCCAGCACAGGTCTTACATCCCGGAGATACGATCACGATCCTTCCGAATGTGGTTCACTGGCATGGTGCAGCACCTGACAATGAATTTACACACATTGCCATCAATACCAATACACAAAATGGGATGGTGGAATGGATGAATCCTGTAACGGACGAAGAGTATAACAATTTATAA
- a CDS encoding NAD(P)H-binding protein, which yields MKIIITGSLGNVAKPLTKQLVEQGHDITVISSNEKRKHDIESLGAKAAIGSITDAEFLTQAFTGADAVFVMTPPAISAGNIVQNTINAGKNYAEALKNTGVKRAVMLSSVGAGSPIENGPIKGLHHIEKLYREIENTSFTFLRAGYFYTNFFNDIPLIKNAGIIGGNYPENTEIPVVHPSDIAQAAAEELIKNETGKNIRYIVSDSRKASDFAKVLGTSVEKPTLPWVEFSDEDSLNGMLQAGLPQDMAELYVEMGLGMKTGTVQKDFIEHGSPVTGSVKLEDFAREFATHF from the coding sequence ATGAAAATCATCATCACAGGATCATTAGGAAACGTTGCTAAACCATTAACAAAACAATTGGTAGAACAAGGGCATGATATCACTGTTATCAGCAGCAATGAGAAGAGAAAGCATGACATCGAATCTTTAGGCGCAAAAGCTGCTATCGGATCTATTACCGATGCTGAGTTCTTAACTCAGGCATTTACTGGAGCTGATGCTGTATTTGTTATGACACCTCCTGCCATCAGTGCTGGAAATATTGTTCAGAATACCATCAATGCCGGAAAGAATTATGCAGAAGCATTAAAAAACACGGGAGTTAAAAGAGCTGTAATGCTAAGCAGCGTGGGGGCAGGATCTCCTATAGAAAATGGGCCTATCAAAGGGCTCCATCATATTGAAAAGCTTTATCGTGAAATTGAAAATACTTCATTTACATTTTTAAGAGCGGGTTATTTTTACACGAACTTCTTCAACGACATTCCATTGATCAAAAATGCCGGAATTATAGGTGGAAATTATCCTGAAAATACGGAAATTCCCGTAGTACACCCCTCAGATATCGCCCAAGCAGCGGCAGAGGAATTGATAAAAAATGAGACGGGTAAAAATATCAGATACATTGTAAGCGACTCTCGAAAAGCTTCTGATTTTGCCAAAGTTTTGGGGACTTCTGTTGAAAAACCAACACTTCCTTGGGTAGAATTTTCAGATGAAGATTCTTTGAACGGAATGTTACAAGCAGGGCTTCCACAGGATATGGCTGAACTTTATGTTGAAATGGGATTAGGAATGAAAACAGGAACGGTACAAAAAGATTTTATTGAACATGGTTCTCCTGTTACTGGAAGTGTTAAACTTGAGGATTTCGCGAGAGAATTTGCTACACATTTCTAG
- a CDS encoding cytidine deaminase family protein produces the protein MRKDLKEIASQFAKSKTLNDFIEYGGVAAAIETADGNVYTGISIDTACSMGFCAEHSAVAEMLKNGERYIKAVVAVGNDGNAVPPCGRCRELMSQLSKENINAIIEVKNGVFVTLKELMPYDWKEDLDRDW, from the coding sequence ATGAGAAAAGATTTAAAGGAAATAGCCAGTCAGTTTGCAAAATCTAAAACGCTGAACGACTTTATAGAATATGGAGGAGTTGCCGCAGCTATTGAAACTGCCGATGGAAATGTCTATACCGGAATCAGTATTGATACCGCATGTTCTATGGGGTTTTGTGCTGAACATAGCGCTGTGGCAGAAATGCTGAAGAATGGAGAACGATATATTAAAGCGGTAGTAGCAGTAGGAAATGATGGAAATGCAGTTCCACCTTGTGGACGTTGTAGAGAATTGATGAGCCAGCTATCCAAAGAAAATATCAATGCAATCATAGAAGTGAAAAATGGAGTTTTCGTGACTTTGAAAGAATTAATGCCTTACGACTGGAAAGAAGACCTTGACAGAGACTGGTAA
- a CDS encoding helix-turn-helix domain-containing protein, whose amino-acid sequence MENQEVEIYNTISEYNKMAHHETLHPLVSVIDFSQSDPICQYRRKFGFYTVFLKDVMCGDMQYGKHSYDYQEGTLVFIAPGQTYGIYNNGKSVQPAGFALIFHPDLLKGTNLGKNIKDYNFFSYDVHEALHLSEKEREIILDCFKNIKHELEQSIDKHSKSLIVNNIELFLNYCMRFYDRQFITRDHINQGVIGKFENLVDDYLKSDHPKNIGFPMVNYFAEKLNLSANYFGDLIKKELGISPQELIHNKLIDVAKEQILDQGKSISEISYDLGFKYPQHFTRLFKTKVGMSPSKYKILN is encoded by the coding sequence ATGGAAAATCAGGAGGTTGAAATCTATAATACTATTTCGGAATATAATAAAATGGCTCATCATGAAACATTGCATCCGCTGGTAAGTGTAATTGATTTTTCCCAGTCAGATCCCATTTGTCAATACAGAAGGAAATTTGGGTTTTATACTGTTTTCTTAAAAGATGTGATGTGTGGAGATATGCAGTATGGAAAGCATAGTTACGACTATCAGGAAGGAACTTTGGTTTTTATTGCCCCAGGTCAGACATACGGGATTTATAATAATGGAAAATCTGTTCAGCCGGCAGGATTTGCTTTAATTTTTCATCCTGACCTTTTAAAAGGTACCAATCTTGGGAAAAATATCAAAGATTATAATTTCTTTTCCTATGATGTGCATGAAGCATTGCACCTTTCTGAAAAAGAAAGAGAGATTATCCTGGATTGTTTTAAAAATATAAAGCATGAACTTGAACAGTCAATTGATAAACATAGTAAATCATTAATTGTAAATAATATTGAGCTGTTTCTGAATTACTGTATGCGTTTCTATGACCGCCAGTTTATTACCAGAGATCATATTAATCAGGGAGTGATCGGAAAATTTGAAAATCTTGTTGATGATTATTTAAAATCAGATCATCCTAAAAACATAGGCTTTCCTATGGTGAATTACTTTGCCGAAAAATTGAATCTTTCAGCAAACTATTTCGGAGATCTGATCAAAAAAGAATTAGGAATTTCCCCTCAGGAATTGATCCACAATAAACTCATTGATGTGGCGAAAGAGCAGATCTTGGATCAGGGAAAATCAATCAGTGAAATTTCGTATGATCTAGGTTTTAAATATCCACAGCATTTTACAAGATTATTCAAAACGAAAGTAGGAATGTCCCCAAGCAAATACAAAATCCTGAATTGA
- a CDS encoding GrpB family protein yields the protein MKVTFEKYNPSWKTQFESIKNELEESIGFLNPEIEHIGSTSVEGLSAKPIIDIMIGVKDESELNQIPLLLQGKNYVYYEKYNEDMPYRRFFIKLVDTPQDLGFPEIINSGDEIPEELHNHHLRIAHIHTIPVSSEHWIRHIAFRDYLRTHPEVKEGYQKLKEELSTMEWFDGNDYNEGKDPFIKREEKNAVQWYLNSHKS from the coding sequence ATGAAAGTTACTTTTGAAAAATACAATCCTTCCTGGAAAACTCAGTTTGAATCTATTAAAAATGAACTGGAAGAAAGTATAGGCTTTTTGAATCCGGAAATAGAACATATTGGGAGTACCTCTGTGGAGGGCTTATCAGCAAAACCTATTATAGACATTATGATTGGTGTAAAAGATGAATCAGAATTAAATCAGATTCCACTTTTATTACAAGGAAAGAACTATGTTTACTATGAAAAATATAATGAAGATATGCCTTATCGTCGTTTTTTCATTAAGCTGGTCGATACCCCTCAGGATCTAGGGTTTCCGGAAATTATTAACTCTGGAGATGAAATCCCTGAAGAACTTCACAACCATCATCTTCGTATAGCCCATATTCATACGATTCCTGTTTCATCAGAACATTGGATACGTCATATTGCCTTTCGCGATTACCTCCGTACTCATCCCGAAGTAAAAGAAGGATACCAGAAGTTGAAAGAAGAACTCAGTACCATGGAATGGTTTGATGGTAATGATTATAATGAGGGAAAGGATCCGTTTATAAAAAGAGAAGAAAAGAATGCTGTTCAATGGTATTTAAATAGTCATAAATCTTAA
- a CDS encoding DOMON domain-containing protein translates to MKKTLLTLGLLIANFAWAQFSSGTVALGTTGMTVKLETSPTLATLTLTGNSTSYLGIGAGDEGMAAGADGFIYNGSSNLDYTFNGIGVPPTADAVQDWTITSNTVAGTTRTVVATRSLSGSAGDYVISNAAGTLDIFFARGGSLTISQHSSTNRGYATLTMSASSLSTSEAAAESKKVSLYPNPAKENISFKNFDRISAVDIYDATGRKVKSIKPDTEKISIKELRSGIYYFEIRLKDGSLSYEKLIKE, encoded by the coding sequence ATGAAAAAAACTTTACTTACACTAGGATTACTCATCGCGAATTTTGCATGGGCACAGTTTTCCTCGGGTACAGTAGCCCTTGGAACAACCGGGATGACAGTGAAACTTGAAACTTCACCTACCCTGGCTACTTTAACACTTACCGGGAATAGTACTTCCTATCTGGGAATTGGAGCCGGAGATGAAGGAATGGCTGCGGGTGCTGACGGATTTATTTATAATGGTAGTTCCAATCTTGATTACACTTTCAATGGTATTGGAGTGCCTCCAACGGCAGATGCTGTTCAGGACTGGACAATTACCTCTAATACTGTGGCAGGAACCACTCGTACTGTGGTGGCTACAAGGAGCTTATCAGGAAGTGCAGGAGATTATGTAATCTCCAATGCTGCTGGTACTCTGGATATTTTCTTTGCAAGAGGAGGAAGCTTGACAATTTCTCAGCATAGTTCTACCAACAGAGGGTATGCTACATTAACGATGTCAGCGAGCAGTTTATCTACAAGTGAAGCCGCTGCTGAAAGTAAGAAAGTATCTCTTTATCCTAATCCAGCTAAAGAAAATATTAGTTTCAAAAATTTCGATAGAATAAGTGCTGTCGATATTTATGATGCTACTGGAAGAAAGGTAAAATCTATAAAACCGGATACGGAAAAGATTAGTATAAAGGAATTAAGGTCAGGAATCTATTATTTTGAAATTAGATTAAAAGATGGAAGTCTGTCCTATGAAAAGTTGATCAAAGAATAA
- a CDS encoding Crp/Fnr family transcriptional regulator, whose product MSNQFIIQKFGFLGKDFMDELRKHSVLTEIKSKTEIIREGQKNKYVPFLIKGSIKVFTLNDGRELIYYYIKESDSCLMTFSSIFTDYISRVYAVAEEDSEALLVPVSIMHNWLLKFPEINKLFYREYDKRFSEVMNMVNDAVFHRLDKRVLNYIKQQISATGNNPIKITHREIANNLGTSREVVSRVLKKIESDGDILQTKEGIKIAVNENVRLI is encoded by the coding sequence ATGAGCAATCAATTTATTATTCAGAAATTCGGTTTTCTGGGAAAAGATTTTATGGATGAGCTACGGAAGCATTCTGTTTTAACAGAAATAAAGTCTAAAACCGAAATTATAAGAGAAGGACAAAAAAATAAATATGTGCCTTTTTTAATTAAAGGATCCATAAAAGTTTTTACACTTAATGATGGAAGAGAATTAATCTATTACTATATTAAAGAAAGTGATAGCTGTCTGATGACCTTTTCATCTATTTTTACAGATTATATAAGCAGGGTATATGCTGTGGCTGAAGAAGATTCTGAAGCTTTGCTCGTTCCTGTTTCCATTATGCATAATTGGTTATTGAAGTTTCCTGAAATCAATAAATTATTTTATCGTGAATATGACAAACGGTTTTCAGAAGTAATGAATATGGTAAATGACGCTGTTTTCCATCGCCTGGATAAAAGAGTTCTTAATTATATCAAACAACAAATTTCTGCTACCGGAAATAATCCCATAAAGATTACCCATAGAGAAATTGCCAATAATCTTGGGACGTCTAGAGAAGTAGTAAGCAGGGTTTTGAAAAAAATTGAAAGCGATGGTGATATTTTGCAAACAAAAGAAGGAATAAAAATCGCTGTAAATGAAAATGTTAGATTAATCTAA
- a CDS encoding GNAT family N-acetyltransferase has protein sequence MEFKTLANVDIEELLAVFNLSFSDYVVPFHLTKEMLISKIAAEKLDLNISVGAFENGKLISFILQSEKQEDGQKTIYNGGTGVVPDSRGKGLVRKMYDFIIPALKERKADILLLEVIEGNAGAIRAYENLGFTVVRKLLCFKGNINPEKGNPNITIQKMDDFQWQELRSFWDIEPSWQGSAYVLNPMPETYQALGAYSNQNLVGYIVYNPVARRVLQIAVDRKSRKQGIGSRLFAAIADGQPIAINNVDDTSKETEAFLDKKIGLQNWLSQFEMTRSI, from the coding sequence ATGGAGTTTAAAACCTTAGCCAATGTAGATATAGAAGAACTTTTAGCAGTGTTCAACCTTTCTTTTTCAGACTATGTTGTTCCTTTTCACCTTACAAAGGAAATGCTTATCTCTAAAATTGCTGCTGAAAAATTAGATTTGAATATTTCAGTAGGTGCTTTTGAAAATGGTAAATTAATAAGTTTCATTCTTCAGTCGGAAAAACAAGAGGATGGTCAGAAGACTATTTATAACGGCGGAACAGGAGTTGTACCTGATAGCAGAGGAAAAGGATTGGTAAGAAAGATGTATGATTTTATTATTCCTGCTTTAAAAGAAAGAAAAGCTGATATATTGCTCCTTGAAGTGATTGAAGGAAATGCGGGAGCCATCAGAGCCTATGAAAATCTGGGCTTTACCGTAGTTAGAAAATTGCTTTGTTTTAAAGGAAATATCAATCCTGAAAAAGGAAATCCTAATATCACGATACAAAAGATGGATGATTTTCAGTGGCAGGAACTTCGTTCTTTTTGGGATATTGAGCCATCATGGCAAGGATCTGCTTATGTATTGAATCCTATGCCGGAAACTTATCAGGCTTTGGGAGCTTATTCAAATCAGAATTTGGTGGGATATATCGTTTACAATCCTGTTGCAAGAAGGGTGCTTCAGATTGCCGTAGATAGGAAGTCTAGAAAACAGGGAATAGGATCCAGACTTTTTGCAGCTATTGCTGATGGACAACCAATCGCTATCAATAATGTAGATGATACTTCCAAAGAAACAGAGGCATTCCTTGATAAAAAAATAGGCCTTCAAAACTGGCTGTCACAATTTGAAATGACACGCAGCATTTAA
- a CDS encoding ankyrin repeat domain-containing protein, whose translation MKNLIITISIFLGSLLFAQEKAKSIFDIARSGTVSEVKELMKQNPDIINQTNEGGFSPLILACYRGNVEVAEFLMDHVKDVNYKSKEGTALAGLSVKYNKKLVEDLLKKNADPNIADDTGSTPLFWAVKFGNKELIELLLKYKADKSIKDSMGMTPFEYALQTHKEEIINILKK comes from the coding sequence ATGAAAAATCTGATTATAACAATAAGTATTTTCCTGGGATCTTTATTGTTTGCTCAGGAGAAAGCGAAATCAATATTTGATATTGCCAGAAGTGGAACAGTTTCAGAAGTAAAGGAATTAATGAAACAGAATCCTGATATTATCAATCAAACTAATGAAGGAGGTTTCTCACCTCTTATTTTGGCTTGTTACAGAGGAAATGTAGAAGTAGCAGAATTTTTAATGGATCATGTAAAGGATGTAAACTATAAAAGTAAAGAAGGAACAGCATTAGCAGGACTCTCTGTGAAATACAACAAAAAGCTGGTAGAAGATTTATTAAAGAAAAATGCAGATCCTAATATTGCAGATGATACAGGCTCTACACCACTGTTTTGGGCGGTAAAGTTTGGCAATAAAGAATTAATTGAGCTTTTGCTTAAATATAAAGCAGACAAATCAATAAAAGACTCAATGGGAATGACCCCTTTTGAATATGCCTTACAAACGCATAAAGAAGAAATTATTAACATCTTAAAAAAATGA
- a CDS encoding YceI family protein, whose product MKKLTLFGVFLFFAGYTSAQKYSSKTGKLTFEASVPLFDDIYAQDDANMVILNADTGEMASVSVVKNFHFKTKLMEEHFNESYAESSKFPKTTFKGKIAGFDKSKLTASPQKYTVQGTLNFHGVDKAITSAASIYTKDGKIYMQGNFVAKPADYKVTIPKMVTKKIAENVNVEYNYILVK is encoded by the coding sequence ATGAAAAAACTAACACTATTTGGAGTATTCCTGTTTTTTGCCGGGTACACTTCAGCTCAGAAATACAGCTCTAAAACAGGTAAACTCACATTTGAAGCATCTGTACCTCTTTTTGATGATATTTATGCTCAAGATGACGCTAATATGGTTATCCTTAATGCCGATACCGGAGAGATGGCCTCAGTTTCAGTTGTTAAAAACTTCCATTTTAAAACCAAATTGATGGAAGAACACTTCAATGAAAGCTATGCCGAATCCTCCAAATTTCCTAAAACCACATTTAAAGGGAAAATTGCAGGCTTTGACAAATCAAAATTGACTGCCAGCCCACAAAAGTATACTGTTCAAGGAACTTTAAACTTTCATGGAGTAGATAAAGCAATAACCTCAGCTGCTTCAATATATACAAAAGATGGAAAAATTTATATGCAGGGAAACTTTGTTGCAAAACCAGCCGATTATAAAGTAACAATTCCTAAAATGGTTACCAAAAAAATTGCCGAGAATGTAAATGTTGAATATAACTATATACTGGTAAAATGA
- a CDS encoding NAD(P)-dependent alcohol dehydrogenase has product MSTFTVKAYGAESTTADLKEMNIERREVTSKDVEIEILYCGVCHSDLHTARNDWGGTLYPAVPGHEIVGRITNVGSDVTKFKVGDLAGVGCIVDSCGHCNSCQHDLEQYCENGFTGTYNGKDTHSGGHTFGGYSQKVVVDSHHVLKVPENLDAAAVAPLLCAGITTWSPLRHWNVGPDSKVAVVGLGGLGHMAIKLAKGLGAEVTLFSRTPGKTEDAKQLGADHVIISTDEEQMKSVKGKFDLIIDTVPYVHDVNPYVTTLNISGTHVLVGYLGGLEPILNTVPMILGRKSVAGSVIGGIAETQELLDFCGEHNIVSEIEMIKMQDINEAYGRMLKSDVRYRFVIDMQSL; this is encoded by the coding sequence ATGAGCACATTTACAGTAAAAGCGTATGGCGCTGAGTCCACTACGGCAGATCTGAAAGAAATGAATATTGAAAGAAGAGAAGTGACCTCGAAAGATGTAGAAATTGAAATTCTATACTGCGGAGTATGTCATTCTGATCTTCACACGGCAAGAAATGATTGGGGCGGAACCCTCTACCCTGCCGTTCCCGGACATGAAATTGTAGGGAGAATTACAAATGTAGGAAGTGATGTTACTAAATTTAAGGTAGGTGATCTTGCTGGTGTAGGATGTATCGTAGATTCTTGCGGACATTGTAATAGCTGTCAGCACGATCTTGAACAATATTGTGAAAACGGTTTCACCGGAACTTACAATGGAAAGGATACACATTCAGGAGGTCATACTTTTGGGGGATACTCGCAGAAAGTAGTAGTAGATTCTCATCACGTCTTAAAGGTGCCAGAAAATCTTGATGCTGCAGCTGTAGCACCTCTTCTTTGTGCCGGGATTACCACATGGTCACCTCTAAGACACTGGAATGTAGGCCCTGATTCTAAAGTTGCTGTAGTAGGTTTAGGCGGATTAGGTCACATGGCAATTAAGCTTGCAAAAGGGCTAGGTGCTGAAGTAACTTTATTCTCGAGAACTCCTGGAAAAACTGAGGATGCGAAACAGCTGGGAGCTGATCACGTCATCATTTCTACAGATGAAGAACAAATGAAATCGGTTAAAGGAAAGTTTGATCTCATTATTGATACAGTTCCTTACGTACATGATGTAAATCCTTATGTAACGACTTTGAACATCAGCGGAACTCACGTTCTTGTAGGGTATTTAGGAGGTCTGGAACCTATTTTGAATACCGTACCAATGATTCTGGGAAGAAAATCAGTAGCAGGATCTGTGATCGGAGGAATAGCTGAGACTCAGGAATTATTGGATTTCTGTGGAGAACATAATATTGTTTCAGAAATTGAAATGATCAAAATGCAAGACATTAATGAGGCTTATGGAAGAATGCTGAAAAGTGATGTGAGATATCGCTTTGTCATTGATATGCAGTCTCTATAA